The DNA sequence ATCTGGGCGATGTCCCACTTGCCCTTGGCGGCCGGGCCGGCGTTGCCCTCGATCACCCCGGTCATCCACGCCGGGCAGGCGATGGTGGCGAACTTCGACTGCTTGAACGCGGAGACCCACTCCTCCGACCAGGAGCCGTACTTGCCGGAGAGGCCGGAGTCGATGATGTCCATGGTGGTGTCGTACGCCTGCCGCACCGCCGGGTTGCTGCCCACGACCAGGTTGTTGCTGGTGTCGTAGTAGCTGTAGCCGCTGGCGTTGCCGGCGGTCTGGAGCAGGATGGTGTTGAACGTGTTCGTGGCGGCGTCGAGGAACGCGGCGCCGGTCTTCTTCGCGGTGAACTGCTCACCGACCTTGACGTAGTCCTGCCAGGTGGGCCACAGCCTGGACACGGCCTCCCGGTCGGTGGGCAGGCCGGCCTTGGCGAACAGGTCCTTGCGGTAGCACATGGCCATGCCGCCGACGTCGGTGCCGAGACCGATGAGCTGCTTGCCGTCGGCGGTGAGCCCCTGGTTCCACTTCCAGTCGAGGAAGTTGCCCTTCAGGTCGGCCGCGCCGTGGTCGAGCAGGTTGACGAAGTTCTGCGGGTTGGCCTTGTACTCGACCAGCAGCCCCTCCTCGATGGCGACCACGTCGCCGGCGCCCTTGCCGGCGGCGAGCCACTGGGTGAGCTTCGGCGAGTACTCGTCGAGGTTGCTGCCGGTGCCCCGCTCGACGATCTTCACGTCGGGGTGGCTGGCCATGTACTCCTGGTAGAGGTCCGCGTAGCCGAACTGGCCGAAGACGTCGACGGTGAGCGTGACCGGCCCGTCGGCGGCGGGCTCGTCGCCGCCACCGCAGCCGGTGGTGCCGAGCAGTGCGGTGGCGGCGACGAGGGCCACCGCCGCCAGTCGACGGCGCGTGAAGGTGAGCATGCTGTCCTGACCTCTCGGGGTCGTAACGGGTGGTGGAAGGCGGTTCCGGTACTTAGAGAGCGCTCTCACGACAGCCTGCTGGTCGGCCCCGACGCCTGTCAAGAGAGCGCTCTCAGAGCGTCCGAAAAAAGCGGAGAGGGGCGGTCACCGCCCCTCTCCGCCCGATATCGGGTGCTGTGTCAGCCCACCCGAAGACCGTCCAGCAGGCTGCGGTCACCGGCCACGCCCAGCGTGTCGAAGCTGATCCGGCCCATCAGCGCCAGCAGCAGATCACTGGCCGTGCCGGTCACCTGCGCCCGCGCCCGGTGGTCGTCGTGGTCGAGGATCGTCGCGGTGTCCAGCAGCGCGACCCCCTCGCCCCGCAACCGCAGGTACCACTCCTGCGCGGCGTCGGTCGCGGTCAACTGGACCACCCCGTGCCACTGGCCGGACCGGATCCGCCGGCCCGCCGGCAACCAGGTGTCCAGCACCTCGCTCACCCCGTCGGACGCGAGCTTGGCCTCGATCGGGTCGCCCGCACCGATGGCGAGCTGGGCGTCCCAGCGGTGCACCGCCGTCTCGTGCGCCACCCGGCGTGGCCAGAAACCTGCCTTCTTCGGCTGGGGCGCGAAGTTCCACGCCGGCGCCTCCGGGTCCAGCCCCTCCAGGAGCGCGGTGAGCCGCTCGTACTCCTGGGCGTACCACTGGGCCGGGGTGAGCCCGGCCGGCGGCTCCGCTTCGTGCCGCTCGGGACGGCCGGTGCCGCCGGCGGTCAGCACGGTGCCCACCCAGAGGTAGACGCGGCTCAGGTGATGAGCGAGATCGGTGACCGTCCAGCCGGGACAGGACAGCACGGGTGTCTCGGGAGGCGCCTCCGTGACCGCCGCGGCGAACGCGGGCCCCTCCGTCCGCAACGCGCCGATCCAGAAGTCCTTCGTGTGGTGCAGTCTGCTCATCGCCATCCTCCCGGGGGTGACCGGGCCACCAGTGGGTGCCGCGGCTACCCCTCAGCCTAGGGTGAAAGGCGTGCCAGACGTCTACGCCGAACCGACGACCGCCGCCGGACCGACCGATCCGGCCACCCTGGCGCACTACACCACGCTGCGGCTCGGCGGCCCGGCCGGCCGGCTGGAGATCGCCCGCGACGCCGCCGCGATGGTGCGCAAGGTGCGGGAGGCGGAGGCCCGCGAGCAGGCCGTGCTGGTGCTGGCCGGCGGCAGCAACGTGGTGATCGGCGACCAGGGCTTCCCCGGCACCGTCGTGCTCGTCCGCTCCCGGGGCCTCACGGTCGTCGCCGAGCACGGCGACACCGTCACCGTACGCGTCGCCGCCGGCGAGCCGTGGGACGACCTCGTCGCGGCCACCGTCGAGCGCGGCTGGGCCGGACTGGAGTGCCTCTCCGGCATCCCCGGCTCGACCGGCGCGACGCCGATCCAGAACGTCGGCGCGTACGGCCAGGAGGTCGCCGACACGATCGTCGCGGTCGAGGCGTACGACCGCACCCACCGCGAGGTGGTCCGGATCCCGGCGGCCGACTGCGGCTTCGCCTACCGGGGCAGCATCTTCAAGTACAGCGACCGCTGGGTGGTGCTCTCGGTCGACTTCCGGCTCACCCGCTCACCGCTCTCCGGGCCGATCCGCTACGCGGAGCTGGCCCGTGCGCTCGGCGTCGAGGTGGGGGACCGGGCGCCACTGGCCGACGCCCGGGCCACCGTGCGCCGACTGCGCGCCGGCAAGGGCATGGTGCTCGACGCGACCGACCCGGACACCTGGTCGGTCGGCTCGTTCTTCACCAACCCGGTGCTCGACCGCGAGGCGTACGAGCTGCTCCGGGCACGCGCGACCGAGCTGGGCGTGGGCGAGCCGCCGGCCTGGCCGGGCGCCGGTGACGTGGTGAAGGTCAGCGCGGCCTGGTTGATCGAGCGGGCCGGCTTCGGCAAGGGGTACGCCGGCCGGGAGGGCGTCGCCATCTCGACCAAGCACACGCTGGCGCTCACCAACCGGTCCGGCACCGCCAGCACCGCCGCGCTGGTGGCGCTGGCCCGGGAGATCCGCGACGGCGTGCACGCCCGCTTCGGCGTCCCCCTCCACCCCGAGCCCGTCCTGGTCAACTGCACCATCTGACCCCCCGCCCCGCCCCCGCCCCCGCCCCCGCCCGTCGATCTTGCACTTTTGGCCCGGACAATCATCGCTAATGCCCCGTTCCGGGGGCGGCAACTGCAAGATCGCTGGGGCGGGGCGGGGCGGGGCGGGGCGGGGCGGGGCGGGGCGGGGCGGGGCGGGGGTCAGGTGGGGGCTACGGCGGGCCAGGGGAGGGTCAGGTAGCCGTGCCGCCAGGCGGCGGGGCGGTCCTGGACGGGCCAGCCGGCCTCCTTCAGGGCCGCCACCGTGCGCAGCCAGCGCTGGCGGGGGCCGAACGGGGCGTAGCCGGCGGCGGAGCGCCACGCGTGCTCCAGCGCGCCGAACAGCTCGTGCACGCGTTCCCCGGGCACGTTGCGGTGGATCAGCGCCTTCGGCAGCCGCTCGGCCAGCGTCGCCGGGCTCGACAGCGTGGTCAGCTTCGCGGCCAGCGTGAGCGTGCGCGGGCCGGTGGCGTCCAGCAGCACCCAGGCGCCGAGCCGGCCCAGCTCGTCACAGGTCCCCTCGACCAGCAGCCCGCCCGGCGCCAGCCGCCCGGTGACCGTCCGCCAGGCGTCGACGACCTCGCTCTCGTCGTACTGGCGCAGCACGTTGCACGCCCGCACCAGGGCGGGACGCAGCCCGGCCAGCTCGAAGCCGCCCCGGGCGAACGTCAGCCCGGGCGGGTCCGCGGCCGGCCGGGCGGCGGCGACGCGTACCGGATCGATCTCCAGCCCGACCACCCGCACGTCCGCGCGGACGCCGGTCGCGAGCCGGGCCCGCAGTTCCACAGGGGTGACCGGGGTGGCGCCGTAGCCGAGGTCCACCACCAGCGGGTCGGCGGCGGCGCGGAGCGCGTCGCCGCAGGTCCCGACGATCCAGTTGTCCACCCGTCGGAGCCGGTTCGGGTTCGTCGTGCCCCGGGTGACCACCCCGAGCGGACGCTCCATCAGGGCGTCCGGTGCACCTTGTGCTGCGCGGCCTGGGCCAGCGGGCGGACCACGAGCCGGTCGACGTTGACGTGGTGCGGTCGGGTCGCGCACCAGGCCACGCAGTCGGCCACGTCGTCGGCGACCAGCGGCTCGGCCACGCCGGCGTAGACCGCCTCGGCGCGCTCCGCGTCCCCGCCGAACCGCACCAGGCCGAACTCCTCGGTCCGCACCATGCCCGGGTCGATCTCGACCACCCGGACCGGCCGGCCGCACAGCTCCAGGCGGAGCGTGCCGGCGATCGCGGTCTGCGCGTGCTTGGCCGCCGTGTAGCCGCCGCCGCCCTCGTAGACGACGTGCCCGGCGGTCGAGCTGACGATCACCACCGTGCCGGCGCCGGAGCGCTCCAGCGCGGGCAGCAGCGCCTTGGTGACCCGCAGCGTGCCGAGCACGTTGACGTCGTACATCCACTGCCAGTCGCCGACGTCGGCGGTCTCGACCGGGTCCAGGCCGCGTGCACCGCCGGCGTTGTTCACCAGCAGCGTGACCGGCCCGGGCGCGGCGTCCGCGGCGGCGGCCAGGCCGGCGACGGATTCGTCCGAGGTCACGTCGCACGCCACCGCGGTGGCCGTGCCGCCGGCCGCCTCGATCTCGGTGACCAGCGCGGCCAACCGGTCGGTACGCCGCGCCGCGGCCAGCACGTGGAAACCCTCGGCGGCCAGCCGGCGGGCGGTGGCCGCGCCGATCCCGCTGGACGCTCCGGTGACGATGGCGACTGAGGTCATCCGGTCATTGTCCCCCGCCGTCGCGGTCCACGCCGTGATGAGGTCCGTCACGCCCGGGAACCCGCGGCAGGCATTTCCGAACCCCGATGGGGAAGATGACACCCGGCGTACGGGTTGACCGAGAGGCGCCGGTCGTGCGGGACGGCATCAACCGTGACAGAGGGAGCGGACGTGGCGGAGTTGCACACCGGTGTGGGTCGTCAACGAGGAGCCCTGCCGTGGCCCCGGCCGCGCCGCATCGCCACCCTCTCGGTGCACACCTCGCCGCTGCACCAGCCCGGCACGGGCGACGCGGGCGGCATGAACGTCTACATCCTGGAGGTCGCCCGGCGGCTGGCCGAGGCCGACGTCGAGGTGGAGATCTTCACCCGGGCCACCGCCGGTGACCTGCCCCCGGTGGTCGAGATGGCGCCCGGGGTGACCGTCCGGCACGTCACCGCCGGGCCGTTGGAGGGGCTGACCAAGGAGGAGCTGCCGGGACAGCTCTGCGCGTTCACCGCCGGCGTGCTGCGGGCCGAGGCGGCCCGCCCGCCCGGCCACTACGACCTGATCCACTCGCACTACTGGCTCTCCGGCCAGGTCGGCTGGCTGGCCAAGGAGCGTTGGGGCGTCCCGCTGGTGCACACCGCCCACACGCTGGCGAAGGTCAAGAACGCCCGGCTCGCGGCCGGCGACCGGCCGGAGCCGAAGGCCCGGGTGATCGGCGAGGAGCAGGTGGTCGCGGAGGCGGACCGACTGGTCGCCAACACCCGGGTGGAGGCCCGCGACCTGCTCGACAGGTACGCGGCCGACCCCGACCGGGTGGCCGTGGTGGAGCCCGGCGTGGACCTGGACCGGTTCCGCCCCGCGCACGGTGACCGGGAGGCCGCGGCCCGCGCCGCGCGTCGCCGGCTCGGTCTGCCGGTACACGGCTACGTGGTCGCGTTCGTCGGCCGCATCCAGCCGCTCAAGGCCCCGGACGTGCTGGTCCGTGCCGTCGCCGCGCTGCGCGAACGGGACCCCGCGCTCGCCGAGGAGTTGACGGTGGTGATCTGCGGCGGCCCCAGCGGCAGCGGGCTGGACCGGCCCACCGCGCTGATGGAACTGGCCCACTCGCTCGGCGTGGCCGACCGGGTCCGCTTCCTGCCGCCGCGCACCGGCGACGACCTGCCCGCGCTCTACCGCGCGGCCGACCTGGTCGCGGTGCCGTCGCACAACGAGTCGTTCGGGCTGGTCGCGCTGGAGGCGCAGGCCTGCGGGACGCCGGTGCTGGCCGCCGCCGTGGGCGGCCTGGTCACCGCGGTACGCGACGGCGTCAGCGGGATGCTCATCGACGGTCACGACCCGGTCGACTGGGCCGGCGCCCTGGCCCGCCTGCTTCCCGAGCGGAGGCGTCGCGCCGTGCTGGCCCGGGGCGCCGAGCAG is a window from the Micromonospora sp. DSM 45708 genome containing:
- a CDS encoding UDP-N-acetylmuramate dehydrogenase, encoding MPDVYAEPTTAAGPTDPATLAHYTTLRLGGPAGRLEIARDAAAMVRKVREAEAREQAVLVLAGGSNVVIGDQGFPGTVVLVRSRGLTVVAEHGDTVTVRVAAGEPWDDLVAATVERGWAGLECLSGIPGSTGATPIQNVGAYGQEVADTIVAVEAYDRTHREVVRIPAADCGFAYRGSIFKYSDRWVVLSVDFRLTRSPLSGPIRYAELARALGVEVGDRAPLADARATVRRLRAGKGMVLDATDPDTWSVGSFFTNPVLDREAYELLRARATELGVGEPPAWPGAGDVVKVSAAWLIERAGFGKGYAGREGVAISTKHTLALTNRSGTASTAALVALAREIRDGVHARFGVPLHPEPVLVNCTI
- a CDS encoding maleylpyruvate isomerase family mycothiol-dependent enzyme: MSRLHHTKDFWIGALRTEGPAFAAAVTEAPPETPVLSCPGWTVTDLAHHLSRVYLWVGTVLTAGGTGRPERHEAEPPAGLTPAQWYAQEYERLTALLEGLDPEAPAWNFAPQPKKAGFWPRRVAHETAVHRWDAQLAIGAGDPIEAKLASDGVSEVLDTWLPAGRRIRSGQWHGVVQLTATDAAQEWYLRLRGEGVALLDTATILDHDDHRARAQVTGTASDLLLALMGRISFDTLGVAGDRSLLDGLRVG
- a CDS encoding class I SAM-dependent methyltransferase, giving the protein MERPLGVVTRGTTNPNRLRRVDNWIVGTCGDALRAAADPLVVDLGYGATPVTPVELRARLATGVRADVRVVGLEIDPVRVAAARPAADPPGLTFARGGFELAGLRPALVRACNVLRQYDESEVVDAWRTVTGRLAPGGLLVEGTCDELGRLGAWVLLDATGPRTLTLAAKLTTLSSPATLAERLPKALIHRNVPGERVHELFGALEHAWRSAAGYAPFGPRQRWLRTVAALKEAGWPVQDRPAAWRHGYLTLPWPAVAPT
- a CDS encoding SDR family oxidoreductase, with translation MTSVAIVTGASSGIGAATARRLAAEGFHVLAAARRTDRLAALVTEIEAAGGTATAVACDVTSDESVAGLAAAADAAPGPVTLLVNNAGGARGLDPVETADVGDWQWMYDVNVLGTLRVTKALLPALERSGAGTVVIVSSTAGHVVYEGGGGYTAAKHAQTAIAGTLRLELCGRPVRVVEIDPGMVRTEEFGLVRFGGDAERAEAVYAGVAEPLVADDVADCVAWCATRPHHVNVDRLVVRPLAQAAQHKVHRTP
- a CDS encoding ABC transporter substrate-binding protein, with the translated sequence MLTFTRRRLAAVALVAATALLGTTGCGGGDEPAADGPVTLTVDVFGQFGYADLYQEYMASHPDVKIVERGTGSNLDEYSPKLTQWLAAGKGAGDVVAIEEGLLVEYKANPQNFVNLLDHGAADLKGNFLDWKWNQGLTADGKQLIGLGTDVGGMAMCYRKDLFAKAGLPTDREAVSRLWPTWQDYVKVGEQFTAKKTGAAFLDAATNTFNTILLQTAGNASGYSYYDTSNNLVVGSNPAVRQAYDTTMDIIDSGLSGKYGSWSEEWVSAFKQSKFATIACPAWMTGVIEGNAGPAAKGKWDIAQIPGNGGNWGGSFLAVPKQSKHQAEAIELAKFLTSAKGQIGAFKLKGPLPSSPQALTDPAIVDSKNAYFSEAPVGKIFAEGAKNLKPVYMGPKNQAVRTEVENAVRTVELGKRSPQQGWTDAVANAEKAAAK
- the mshA gene encoding D-inositol-3-phosphate glycosyltransferase, whose translation is MAELHTGVGRQRGALPWPRPRRIATLSVHTSPLHQPGTGDAGGMNVYILEVARRLAEADVEVEIFTRATAGDLPPVVEMAPGVTVRHVTAGPLEGLTKEELPGQLCAFTAGVLRAEAARPPGHYDLIHSHYWLSGQVGWLAKERWGVPLVHTAHTLAKVKNARLAAGDRPEPKARVIGEEQVVAEADRLVANTRVEARDLLDRYAADPDRVAVVEPGVDLDRFRPAHGDREAAARAARRRLGLPVHGYVVAFVGRIQPLKAPDVLVRAVAALRERDPALAEELTVVICGGPSGSGLDRPTALMELAHSLGVADRVRFLPPRTGDDLPALYRAADLVAVPSHNESFGLVALEAQACGTPVLAAAVGGLVTAVRDGVSGMLIDGHDPVDWAGALARLLPERRRRAVLARGAEQHARDFSWHRTVSGLLAVYGEAITEHRARLAGRLGDPALCCSW